From Bacillus pumilus, one genomic window encodes:
- the sdaAA gene encoding L-serine ammonia-lyase, iron-sulfur-dependent, subunit alpha translates to MFKNVKELVQLTEERNTSISEIMIAQEMEVTGKSREDIFSQMYRNLEVMEQAVENGLKGVKSLSGLTGGDAVKLQAYIASGKTLSGHTILDAVSKAVATNEVNAAMGTICATPTAGSAGVVPGTLFAVKETLKPTKEQMVRFLFTSGAFGFVVANNASISGAAGGCQAEVGSASGMAAAAIVEMAGGTPQQSAEAMAITLKNMLGLVCDPVAGLVEVPCVKRNAMGASNAMIAADMALAGITSRIPCDEVIDAMYKIGQTMPTALRETAQGGLAATPTARELEKKIFGGVTSSRDTETAR, encoded by the coding sequence ATGTTTAAAAACGTCAAAGAACTCGTGCAGCTAACAGAAGAACGGAATACCTCCATTTCAGAAATAATGATCGCGCAAGAAATGGAAGTGACAGGGAAGTCACGTGAAGATATTTTCTCCCAGATGTACCGCAACCTAGAAGTGATGGAACAGGCCGTAGAAAACGGGCTGAAAGGTGTGAAATCATTATCAGGTTTAACAGGCGGAGATGCGGTCAAACTTCAAGCATATATCGCATCAGGCAAAACGCTGTCTGGACATACAATATTAGATGCTGTCAGTAAGGCAGTGGCAACGAATGAAGTCAATGCCGCAATGGGGACGATTTGTGCAACGCCTACAGCAGGCTCAGCAGGTGTTGTGCCGGGTACGTTATTTGCAGTAAAAGAAACATTAAAGCCAACTAAGGAACAAATGGTCAGATTCCTATTCACCTCTGGCGCATTTGGCTTTGTTGTGGCCAATAATGCGAGCATCTCTGGTGCAGCAGGCGGCTGTCAGGCAGAGGTAGGTTCAGCATCAGGTATGGCGGCAGCAGCCATTGTCGAAATGGCAGGCGGTACACCTCAGCAATCTGCTGAAGCGATGGCGATTACACTGAAAAATATGCTTGGACTTGTTTGTGACCCAGTAGCTGGACTTGTCGAGGTACCGTGCGTAAAACGAAACGCAATGGGTGCATCAAATGCGATGATCGCAGCAGATATGGCACTTGCCGGCATCACAAGCCGTATTCCATGTGATGAAGTCATTGATGCGATGTATAAAATCGGTCAAACCATGCCAACGGCACTTCGTGAAACAGCACAAGGCGGACTTGCTGCAACACCGACAGCAAGAGAGCTTGAAAAGAAGATTTTCGGAGGTGTGACCTCATCTCGTGATACAGAAACTGCAAGATAA
- the sdaAB gene encoding L-serine ammonia-lyase, iron-sulfur-dependent subunit beta translates to MKFRSVFDIIGPVMIGPSSSHTAGAARIGRVARSLFGREPKQIVVSFYGSFKDTYKGHGTDVAIIGGVLDFDTFDERIKTAIDIAKSKEIDIEFKEEDAVPAHPNTAKVEISDANGKLELIGISIGGGKIEITELNGFELRLSGNHPAILVVHNDRYGTIAAVANVLAKFAINIGHMEVARKDVGQEALMTIEVDQNIDPAVLSELETLPNIIQVTQIAE, encoded by the coding sequence ATGAAATTTAGAAGTGTGTTTGATATTATTGGACCCGTCATGATTGGTCCATCAAGTTCGCACACAGCGGGTGCGGCTCGTATAGGGAGAGTGGCTCGCAGCTTATTTGGAAGAGAACCGAAACAAATTGTCGTTTCATTTTATGGCTCTTTTAAAGATACGTATAAAGGACACGGTACAGATGTCGCCATTATCGGCGGTGTTCTTGATTTTGATACATTTGATGAACGCATCAAAACAGCGATTGATATTGCAAAAAGCAAAGAGATCGACATTGAATTTAAAGAAGAAGATGCGGTGCCAGCGCATCCGAATACAGCAAAAGTAGAGATATCAGATGCAAATGGAAAGCTTGAATTAATCGGGATTTCCATCGGCGGTGGTAAAATTGAAATCACTGAACTGAATGGCTTTGAGCTCAGGCTTTCAGGAAATCATCCTGCCATTCTTGTGGTTCATAACGATCGCTACGGCACGATTGCAGCAGTGGCCAATGTGTTAGCGAAATTCGCCATCAACATCGGTCATATGGAAGTGGCACGTAAAGATGTCGGGCAAGAGGCTCTGATGACCATCGAAGTGGATCAAAATATTGACCCAGCTGTCCTATCAGAGCTTGAAACGCTGCCAAACATTATTCAAGTCACACAAATTGCAGAGTAA